Proteins encoded together in one Verrucomicrobiia bacterium window:
- a CDS encoding cytochrome c, giving the protein MMKHLVIIGAVALAAAGLQAQDAKAIYEKECAKCHGSDGKGDTKMGKKLGAKDYTDPKVQEKMKDEDAFKAIKEGLKEGDKTLMKPTEGLTDDQIKALVKYMRSFKK; this is encoded by the coding sequence ATGATGAAACACCTCGTCATTATCGGGGCCGTCGCGCTGGCGGCGGCCGGGTTGCAAGCCCAGGATGCCAAGGCCATCTACGAGAAGGAGTGCGCCAAGTGCCACGGCTCGGATGGCAAGGGCGACACCAAGATGGGCAAGAAGCTGGGCGCCAAGGATTACACCGATCCGAAGGTCCAGGAGAAGATGAAGGATGAAGACGCCTTCAAGGCCATCAAGGAGGGCTTGAAGGAGGGGGACAAGACCCTGATGAAGCCCACCGAGGGCCTGACGGATGACCAGATCAAGGCGCTGGTCAAGTACATGCGTTCTTTCAAGAAGTAA
- a CDS encoding beta-galactosidase: MTALRLTAALLAGGLACALAADTAPALRPWTNYHVIMWVGDSIHQQKHQWSRFQQRLREMGVTAGMVYDGGDPRPWVASQFPYYVENIINRGLCLKFHSSVTDWDKFVTRWKDPRDEASLVRDYCLDDPQWRAWGRAEMQKVARGNRDYSPLLYDIRDELSVTISANPFDYDFHPLALTAFREWLTTQYPSLAALNAQWETQFKAWDEIKPFTTDQIKNRMASGEALPRGRPDWQALQRLRFNPRTAREQPTRWNFSPWADHRTYMDLSLARALDDFRQAARLLDPHTPVGIEGTQMPHAFGGYDLWRLSRVLDWVEPYDIANAREIFGSFMPGKLFLTTVFEKETLPAARRLWHLLLQGDRGCIIWWSEDCLDWKNPELPLTPKARALEPVLREMTSPLARLFMLATKEHDPIALHYSQPSIQVAWLLESTVDGSTWLRRFSSFEASHNHQAKVRNSWLKIFQDLGYTPRFVSQEQIEQGELDKAGYRLLVLPSSWALSDREREAISAAQRRAQNPLAVYGNDLPGLFDAHGRLRTNYTARFYQDNHLPPAVALPAAFAQWDASKGPPQSRSGDLGAYARDRLKPNPDLSWAQWVASHRLPLPRPVIVPLEARVRVHRFRLGAARLVALERGIDYHMSEDLKQAGGNEALEQPLQITATLAEPAHVYDLRAQKYLGRLREVPCRLDPWRPTLLALLPEPVPEEQLLPSLLAQTRPAP, translated from the coding sequence ATGACCGCACTTCGCCTCACCGCCGCCCTGCTGGCGGGCGGCCTGGCCTGCGCCTTGGCCGCCGACACCGCCCCCGCGCTCCGCCCCTGGACGAACTACCACGTCATCATGTGGGTGGGCGATTCCATCCACCAACAAAAACACCAGTGGAGCCGCTTCCAACAGCGCCTGCGCGAAATGGGCGTCACCGCCGGCATGGTCTATGATGGCGGCGATCCCCGCCCCTGGGTCGCCAGCCAGTTCCCCTACTACGTCGAAAACATCATCAACCGCGGCCTCTGCCTCAAGTTCCATTCCAGCGTCACCGACTGGGACAAGTTTGTCACCCGCTGGAAAGATCCCCGCGATGAAGCCTCGCTGGTGCGCGATTATTGCCTCGACGACCCCCAATGGCGCGCCTGGGGCCGCGCCGAAATGCAAAAAGTCGCCCGCGGCAACCGCGACTACTCGCCCCTCCTCTACGACATCCGCGATGAACTCTCCGTCACCATCTCCGCCAATCCGTTTGATTACGATTTCCACCCGCTTGCCCTCACCGCCTTCCGCGAGTGGCTCACCACCCAATACCCCTCCCTCGCCGCCCTGAATGCCCAGTGGGAAACCCAGTTCAAGGCCTGGGACGAAATCAAGCCCTTCACCACGGATCAAATCAAAAACCGCATGGCCAGCGGCGAAGCCCTCCCGCGCGGCCGCCCCGACTGGCAGGCCCTCCAGCGCCTCCGCTTCAACCCTCGCACCGCCCGCGAGCAACCCACCCGCTGGAATTTCTCCCCCTGGGCGGATCACCGCACCTACATGGACCTCTCCCTCGCCCGCGCCCTGGACGATTTCCGCCAGGCCGCCCGCCTCCTGGATCCCCACACCCCGGTGGGCATCGAAGGCACCCAGATGCCCCATGCCTTCGGCGGCTACGACCTCTGGCGCCTCTCCCGCGTCCTCGATTGGGTCGAGCCTTACGACATCGCCAACGCCCGCGAAATCTTCGGCTCCTTCATGCCCGGCAAACTCTTCCTCACCACCGTCTTTGAAAAGGAAACCCTCCCCGCCGCCCGCCGCCTCTGGCATCTCCTGCTGCAGGGCGACCGCGGCTGCATCATTTGGTGGAGCGAAGACTGCCTGGACTGGAAAAACCCCGAGCTGCCCCTCACCCCCAAGGCCCGCGCCCTGGAGCCGGTATTGCGCGAAATGACCTCCCCGCTGGCCCGCCTTTTCATGCTCGCCACCAAAGAGCACGATCCCATCGCCCTCCACTACTCCCAGCCCAGCATTCAAGTCGCCTGGCTCCTGGAATCCACCGTGGACGGCTCCACCTGGTTGCGCCGCTTCTCCAGTTTCGAGGCCAGCCATAATCACCAGGCCAAAGTACGCAATAGCTGGCTCAAAATCTTCCAGGACCTCGGCTACACCCCCCGCTTCGTCAGCCAGGAGCAAATCGAACAGGGCGAACTCGACAAAGCCGGCTATCGCCTCCTCGTCCTGCCCTCCTCCTGGGCCCTGTCCGACCGCGAACGCGAGGCCATCAGCGCCGCCCAGCGCCGTGCCCAAAACCCGCTGGCTGTCTATGGCAACGATCTCCCGGGCCTCTTTGACGCCCACGGCCGCCTCCGCACCAACTACACCGCCCGCTTTTACCAGGACAACCATCTGCCCCCCGCCGTGGCCCTGCCCGCGGCCTTCGCCCAGTGGGACGCCTCAAAAGGTCCGCCCCAGTCCCGGAGCGGCGACCTCGGCGCCTATGCCCGCGACCGGCTCAAACCCAACCCCGACCTGAGCTGGGCGCAATGGGTGGCCTCCCATCGCCTGCCCCTGCCCCGCCCGGTCATCGTCCCCCTCGAAGCCCGCGTGCGCGTGCACCGCTTCCGGCTTGGCGCCGCCCGCCTGGTGGCCCTCGAGCGCGGCATTGACTACCACATGAGCGAAGACTTGAAACAGGCCGGCGGCAATGAAGCGCTTGAACAACCCCTGCAGATCACCGCCACCCTCGCCGAGCCGGCCCACGTCTATGATTTGCGTGCCCAAAAGTATCTGGGGCGGCTCCGCGAAGTCCCCTGCCGCCTCGATCCCTGGCGCCCCACCCTCCTGGCCCTGCTTCCGGAACCCGTGCCCGAGGAGCAGCTCCTCCCCAGCCTGCTGGCCCAGACGCGCCCCGCGCCCTGA
- a CDS encoding ammonia-forming cytochrome c nitrite reductase subunit c552 — MKTMASGFRQQARLAWRRGVVYGLALAAAGWAAAIQGAAHGDPYEIHLQEPHEGGMPARPIITSIRTTTNNQVVVTWRGFVDPVTPFLLQGNRGLRSNGWQTLATTYGFSATVPLGDNATFRVAGPSPVFAGSTECSACHRSAHGGWLQTRHGNALASLKRINMHNNSRCLPCHTVGYGLPTGYKSEALTPDLANVGCESCHGPAAAHAANPFDPTTRPVKELASQLCGGCHTDAHHPTFNEWETHLHAEVNEELVAGFLGTEATSLGRMNSCGACHSGSVRYAMLKEPATTNALSTLMTNVFRLPPGVSAGREAAAIGITCVVCHDPHSKTQYGYMLRYPLFSTNAYNMVTSGTNLVQKGYNASVQVCGQCHNGRGADPYGTARAPHYSPQYNILVGNLGVVPTNAPVPMSPHWQLQKQCVDCHMQKVTVTNPTANNPNHTGHNFNPTQTFDKCRDCHTGQDDEWMELLIEFTQEVTRNKMAEVQSNLVLWARTKAPAALRNAGRVVQVVNGVRVTNSVPELAWEFNTPGSLSPAPAGALSWTGPTAAQQTNPTNGLPRAIMEARFNLYMVKQDGSYGVHNNAYTRYLLKVANDKVKAELAR; from the coding sequence ATGAAGACGATGGCATCTGGTTTTCGGCAACAGGCGCGCCTGGCGTGGCGCCGCGGCGTGGTTTATGGACTGGCGCTGGCGGCGGCCGGATGGGCGGCGGCGATCCAGGGGGCGGCGCATGGGGATCCGTATGAGATTCATTTGCAGGAGCCGCACGAGGGCGGGATGCCGGCGCGGCCGATCATCACCAGCATCCGCACGACCACCAACAACCAGGTGGTGGTGACGTGGCGCGGGTTTGTGGATCCGGTGACGCCGTTCCTGTTGCAGGGCAACAGGGGGTTGCGGAGCAACGGGTGGCAGACGCTGGCCACGACCTACGGCTTCAGCGCCACGGTGCCGCTGGGGGACAATGCGACCTTCCGGGTGGCGGGGCCGTCGCCGGTGTTTGCCGGGAGCACGGAGTGCTCGGCGTGCCATCGCAGCGCGCATGGCGGCTGGCTGCAGACGCGCCATGGCAATGCGCTGGCCTCGCTCAAGCGGATCAACATGCACAACAACAGCCGGTGCCTGCCGTGTCATACGGTGGGGTATGGGCTGCCGACGGGGTACAAGAGCGAGGCGCTGACGCCGGATCTGGCCAATGTGGGCTGCGAGAGCTGCCACGGGCCGGCGGCGGCGCATGCGGCCAATCCGTTTGATCCGACGACGCGGCCGGTGAAGGAGCTGGCGTCGCAGTTGTGCGGCGGCTGCCACACTGACGCGCATCATCCGACGTTCAATGAATGGGAGACGCATTTGCATGCGGAGGTGAACGAGGAGCTGGTGGCCGGTTTTCTGGGGACGGAGGCGACCTCGCTGGGGCGGATGAATTCGTGCGGGGCGTGCCATTCGGGCAGTGTGCGGTATGCGATGTTGAAGGAGCCGGCGACGACGAATGCGCTTTCGACGCTGATGACCAATGTGTTCCGGCTGCCGCCGGGGGTGTCGGCGGGGCGGGAGGCGGCGGCGATTGGGATTACGTGCGTGGTATGCCACGATCCGCACAGCAAGACGCAGTACGGGTACATGCTGCGGTATCCGTTGTTCTCGACCAATGCCTACAACATGGTGACGTCGGGGACGAACCTGGTGCAGAAGGGGTACAATGCGAGCGTGCAGGTGTGCGGGCAGTGCCACAACGGGCGGGGGGCGGATCCGTATGGGACGGCGCGGGCGCCGCATTATTCGCCGCAATATAACATTCTGGTGGGCAACCTGGGGGTGGTGCCGACGAATGCGCCGGTGCCGATGTCACCGCACTGGCAGTTGCAGAAACAGTGCGTGGACTGCCACATGCAGAAGGTGACGGTGACCAATCCGACGGCCAACAACCCCAATCACACGGGGCACAATTTCAATCCGACGCAGACGTTTGACAAATGCCGGGACTGCCACACGGGCCAGGATGACGAGTGGATGGAGCTGCTGATTGAATTCACGCAGGAGGTGACGCGCAACAAGATGGCGGAGGTGCAGAGCAACCTGGTGTTGTGGGCGCGGACGAAGGCACCGGCGGCCCTGCGGAATGCGGGGCGGGTGGTGCAGGTGGTCAACGGGGTGCGGGTGACCAACAGCGTGCCGGAGCTGGCGTGGGAGTTCAACACGCCGGGTTCATTGTCGCCGGCGCCGGCGGGGGCGTTGTCGTGGACGGGGCCGACGGCGGCGCAGCAGACCAACCCGACCAACGGGCTGCCGCGGGCGATCATGGAGGCGCGGTTCAATTTGTACATGGTGAAGCAGGACGGGAGTTATGGCGTGCACAACAACGCCTACACGCGGTATTTGTTGAAGGTGGCCAATGACAAGGTGAAGGCGGAGCTGGCCAGGTAG
- a CDS encoding NapC/NirT family cytochrome c: MAEPTPRESPANPLLHRNWLLVAGLIIMAGSLFSFLMLFVMHGMKGGSNAYVGILTFFVAPAFLFLGLGLAVFGVWWRRRQILRAGGPAPRLQFDLSMARDRRVVLVGVGGLLGFLLISALGSYQTYHFTESTVFCGQACHQVMEPEMTAYQSGPHARVSCTECHIGPGAEWFVKSKLSGSYQVYATLANKYPRPIPTPIKDLRPAQETCEQCHWPAKFVGNTDRLYTYYLGDETNTVHHLRLLLKVGGADPTHGPVGGIHWHMNVGHIVEYVPADDSRMVIPYVRLTDLQGKVTEFHLPGYTNRVDMSRLRRMDCVDCHNRPAHIFKAPNDAVNLAMALGQIDPGLPWIKTNALYILTQNYASTAEATNRIAQFIRGKYPGHPRAEAAVAALQEIYRRNFFPQMKVNWRAYPNHIGHKDWPGCTRCHDDKHVSTDGRKKIVFKDCSICHIILAQGDGEKLLQLNARGQPFEHPGDEIPSGYQCHECHNGGPM; this comes from the coding sequence ATGGCTGAACCAACGCCGCGCGAGAGTCCCGCCAATCCGCTGCTGCATCGCAACTGGCTGCTGGTGGCCGGCTTGATCATCATGGCGGGCAGCCTGTTTTCGTTTTTGATGCTGTTCGTCATGCACGGCATGAAGGGCGGCAGCAATGCGTATGTGGGGATTCTCACCTTTTTTGTGGCGCCGGCGTTTTTGTTTCTGGGGCTGGGGCTGGCGGTGTTTGGGGTGTGGTGGCGGCGGCGGCAAATCTTGAGGGCGGGGGGTCCGGCGCCGCGGCTGCAGTTTGACCTGAGCATGGCGCGGGACCGGCGGGTGGTGTTGGTGGGGGTGGGCGGGCTGCTGGGCTTTCTGTTGATTTCGGCGCTGGGGAGTTATCAAACATATCATTTCACCGAGTCCACCGTGTTTTGCGGGCAGGCGTGTCATCAGGTGATGGAGCCGGAGATGACGGCCTATCAAAGCGGGCCGCATGCGCGGGTGAGCTGCACGGAGTGCCATATCGGGCCGGGGGCGGAGTGGTTTGTGAAGTCGAAGCTGAGCGGGAGCTACCAGGTGTATGCCACGCTGGCCAACAAATATCCGCGGCCCATACCGACGCCGATCAAGGATTTGCGCCCGGCGCAGGAGACGTGCGAGCAGTGCCACTGGCCGGCGAAGTTTGTGGGGAATACGGACCGGCTGTACACGTATTATTTGGGGGACGAGACCAACACGGTGCATCATTTGCGGCTGCTGTTGAAGGTGGGCGGGGCGGATCCGACGCACGGGCCGGTGGGGGGCATTCACTGGCACATGAATGTGGGGCACATCGTCGAATATGTGCCGGCGGATGATTCGCGCATGGTGATCCCCTATGTGCGGCTGACGGACCTGCAGGGGAAGGTGACCGAGTTTCATCTGCCCGGCTACACCAACCGGGTGGACATGAGCCGGCTGCGGCGGATGGATTGTGTGGACTGCCACAACCGGCCGGCGCACATTTTCAAGGCGCCGAATGACGCGGTGAATCTGGCGATGGCGCTGGGGCAGATTGATCCGGGGCTGCCGTGGATCAAGACCAATGCGCTGTACATCCTCACGCAGAATTATGCGAGCACGGCGGAGGCCACCAACCGGATCGCGCAGTTCATCCGGGGCAAGTATCCGGGGCATCCCCGGGCGGAGGCGGCGGTGGCGGCGCTGCAGGAGATTTACCGGCGCAACTTTTTCCCGCAGATGAAGGTGAACTGGCGGGCGTATCCCAATCACATCGGGCACAAGGACTGGCCGGGGTGCACGCGGTGCCACGATGACAAGCATGTGTCCACCGACGGGCGGAAGAAGATTGTGTTCAAGGATTGCAGCATCTGCCACATCATTCTGGCCCAGGGGGACGGGGAGAAGCTGCTGCAGCTCAACGCGCGGGGCCAGCCGTTTGAGCATCCGGGGGATGAGATTCCCTCGGGCTATCAATGTCACGAATGTCACAACGGCGGCCCGATGTAG
- a CDS encoding cytochrome c3 family protein, with translation MSRYQRLRRAVAGWVASLGLAAVCLPVAATAAEVLSNADCLDCHGEAQVRKVKGKEVPLPAFPTNLFAASVHAKINCVDCHVGIKEAVHDTPLPRPQCVTCHTPQTNHVQAAAEYATSIHGLSHVMGASASAQCWDCHGAHEIIPTQHPGSPVYKLNLARTCAKCHDNPGLTKEYRMRFPHVADEYQESIHGRALQVKGLIVAPSCNDCHGVHNIKRTVDRSAPINPANVARTCGKCHVKVEEIYERSVHGQLLAKGDKRAPSCNDCHTAHTIEPPHSGHFKSISDRICGRCHEDRLTNYRDTYHGKAMALGKPNAAPDVAACFDCHGHHDVQPASHPESRLHPSNIVQTCAQCHPGATASFARYIPHANPMDRKNYPVLHAVFVGMTGLLLAVFAFFGAHTLLWLVRSVYLYLTDSKKFREAKIQTQQGDEWFTRFVPFERFLHVLVVSSFLLLVITGMPLKFYYTDWAKAMFRVMGGPDVARILHRFGAIITFLYFGLHLADLGWNAWRNRQAVRDPATGRWSWRRLKAVLISPDSMIPTLQDWRDFIAHNRWFFGKGPKPQFDRWTYWERFDYFAVFWGVAIIGVSGLIMWFPQFFSHFMPGWMINVALIVHSDEALLAAGFIFTIHFFNTHFRLEKFPMDTVIFSGRISKTEMLHERRRWYDRLVAEGRLDQFRVKDEWARWQAIARAFGYFFFGTGVVLLLLIIYAMTSRLLH, from the coding sequence ATGTCAAGGTATCAACGCCTGCGCCGGGCGGTGGCCGGGTGGGTGGCGAGTCTGGGACTGGCCGCGGTCTGTCTGCCGGTGGCGGCAACGGCGGCGGAAGTTCTCAGCAACGCCGATTGTCTGGATTGTCACGGAGAGGCGCAGGTGCGCAAGGTGAAGGGCAAGGAGGTGCCGTTGCCGGCGTTTCCCACCAACCTGTTTGCGGCGTCGGTCCACGCCAAAATCAACTGTGTGGACTGCCATGTGGGGATCAAGGAGGCGGTGCATGACACGCCGCTGCCGCGCCCGCAATGCGTCACCTGCCACACGCCGCAGACCAATCACGTGCAGGCGGCGGCGGAGTATGCCACGAGCATCCACGGGTTGAGCCACGTGATGGGGGCGTCGGCCTCGGCGCAGTGCTGGGACTGCCATGGGGCGCATGAGATCATTCCCACCCAGCATCCCGGCTCGCCGGTGTACAAGCTGAATCTGGCGCGCACGTGCGCCAAATGCCACGACAATCCGGGGCTGACCAAGGAGTACCGGATGCGGTTTCCGCATGTGGCGGACGAGTATCAGGAGAGCATCCACGGGCGGGCGCTGCAGGTGAAGGGGTTGATTGTGGCGCCGAGCTGCAACGACTGCCACGGGGTGCACAACATCAAGCGGACGGTGGACCGGAGCGCGCCGATCAATCCGGCCAACGTGGCCCGGACGTGCGGCAAGTGCCACGTGAAGGTGGAGGAGATTTATGAGCGCAGTGTGCACGGGCAGTTGTTGGCGAAGGGGGACAAGCGGGCGCCCTCCTGCAATGACTGCCACACGGCGCACACCATCGAGCCGCCGCACAGCGGGCACTTCAAGAGCATCAGCGACCGCATCTGCGGGCGGTGCCATGAGGACCGGCTGACCAATTACCGGGACACCTACCATGGCAAGGCCATGGCGCTGGGCAAGCCGAATGCGGCGCCGGATGTGGCGGCGTGTTTTGACTGTCACGGGCATCATGATGTGCAGCCGGCCAGCCATCCGGAATCGCGGCTGCATCCCTCCAACATTGTGCAGACGTGCGCGCAGTGTCATCCGGGGGCCACGGCGAGCTTTGCGCGGTATATTCCGCATGCCAACCCGATGGACCGGAAGAATTATCCGGTGCTGCACGCGGTGTTTGTGGGGATGACGGGGCTGCTGCTGGCGGTGTTTGCGTTTTTTGGGGCGCACACGCTGCTGTGGCTGGTGCGGTCGGTGTACCTGTATTTGACGGATTCCAAGAAGTTCCGGGAGGCGAAGATTCAGACGCAGCAGGGGGATGAATGGTTCACGCGGTTTGTGCCGTTTGAGCGGTTTTTGCATGTGCTGGTGGTGAGCAGTTTTCTGCTGCTGGTGATCACGGGCATGCCGCTGAAGTTTTATTACACCGACTGGGCCAAGGCGATGTTCCGGGTGATGGGCGGGCCGGATGTGGCGCGGATTTTGCACCGGTTTGGCGCGATCATCACCTTCCTGTACTTCGGCCTGCACCTGGCGGATCTGGGGTGGAATGCGTGGCGCAACCGGCAGGCGGTGCGGGATCCGGCCACGGGCCGGTGGTCCTGGCGGCGGTTGAAGGCGGTGCTCATCAGCCCGGACAGCATGATCCCGACGCTGCAGGACTGGCGCGATTTCATTGCGCACAACCGCTGGTTTTTCGGTAAAGGGCCGAAGCCGCAGTTTGACCGGTGGACATACTGGGAGCGGTTTGATTACTTTGCGGTGTTCTGGGGGGTGGCGATCATCGGAGTGTCGGGGCTGATCATGTGGTTCCCGCAGTTTTTCTCGCACTTCATGCCGGGCTGGATGATCAATGTGGCGTTGATCGTGCATTCGGACGAGGCGCTGTTGGCGGCCGGTTTCATTTTCACCATCCATTTCTTCAACACGCATTTCCGGCTGGAGAAGTTTCCGATGGACACGGTGATTTTCTCCGGGCGCATTTCAAAGACGGAGATGCTGCACGAGCGGCGGCGGTGGTATGACCGGCTGGTGGCCGAGGGCCGGCTGGATCAATTCCGGGTGAAGGACGAATGGGCGCGCTGGCAGGCGATTGCGCGGGCCTTTGGGTATTTCTTCTTCGGCACGGGGGTGGTGCTGCTGCTGCTGATCATCTATGCCATGACTTCGCGCCTGTTGCACTGA
- a CDS encoding S8 family serine peptidase, which yields MRVASPEEYRPLRREGPYAAAPNDPWFGRQWHLENRATNGLPLGADLNVRAAWPLSRGAGQIIAIADGGIDLDHRDLTNRQAAGLHYNFDTLQTNGWPSMANDAHGTWVAGLAVAEAGNRRGVAGVAPEAQFASWVILSANGNFVSNLRLAEMFQHRIQRVGIQNHSWNESNEIRQTRPTEAERQALAVALGEGRGGRGVIMCRPSGNARPYVRLATDDGYLNDPRVITVGAVKADGRVAPYSCLGTCVLLAMPNGTGLYWNGVWSTDLSGAAGWSTNAAGWPENDASDYTGDLAGTSFSVPQMAGLAALVLAVNTNLTYRDVQQVLLLSAGHYDLADPAVKTNGAGLRVSVNVGFGVPEAGQAVRLARGWSNRPPAVEVSVVSTQAVAIPENPLRLEVAREQGGSPELSFPAEPNRWGPRADRPTAWLPLVALNGAEELSPTNAQGRYVVLPVAGTNYEAVIQAAAAAGAGGVLFYLTNAGTPAALAVSEFCPLPAALLAQTHGAQLRGWLTTNAGATARLRLQAAAVDFTVTNGLVCEWVGLRVKTTHPRRGDLRITLQSPAGTVSELQMRNTDTSAGPSDWTYYTCHHFYEAGRGVWRAQISDEVSGATGVWTYAELVLQGVSITDTNANGLDDAWELAWLQTTQGQPQGDPDGDGYNNAVEQVLGTDPRAPNQPLVLDLSPFNAHYLRLSWPAGGGELFELWTAGTLGGGFSPAAAIPGRFPETEAFVPRTESSRYFRLRR from the coding sequence GTGCGGGTGGCGAGTCCGGAGGAGTATCGGCCGTTGCGGCGGGAGGGGCCGTATGCGGCGGCGCCGAATGATCCGTGGTTTGGGCGGCAATGGCATCTGGAGAATCGGGCCACCAACGGGCTGCCGCTGGGGGCGGATTTGAATGTGCGGGCGGCGTGGCCGTTGAGCCGGGGGGCGGGGCAGATCATCGCGATTGCGGACGGGGGGATTGATCTGGATCACCGGGACTTGACGAACCGCCAGGCGGCGGGGCTGCACTACAATTTTGACACGCTGCAAACCAACGGCTGGCCGAGCATGGCCAATGACGCGCATGGGACGTGGGTGGCGGGGCTGGCGGTGGCGGAGGCGGGCAACCGGCGCGGGGTGGCGGGGGTGGCGCCGGAGGCGCAGTTTGCCAGTTGGGTGATCCTCAGCGCGAACGGAAATTTTGTGAGCAATCTGCGGCTGGCGGAGATGTTTCAACACCGGATCCAGCGGGTGGGGATTCAGAATCACAGTTGGAATGAATCGAATGAAATCCGGCAGACGCGGCCCACGGAGGCGGAGCGGCAGGCGCTGGCGGTGGCGTTGGGCGAGGGGCGGGGCGGGCGCGGGGTGATCATGTGCCGGCCCAGCGGGAATGCGCGGCCGTATGTGCGGCTGGCGACGGACGACGGTTATTTGAACGATCCGCGGGTGATCACGGTGGGGGCGGTGAAGGCGGACGGGCGGGTGGCGCCCTACAGTTGTCTGGGGACGTGTGTGCTGTTGGCGATGCCCAACGGGACGGGGCTGTATTGGAATGGGGTGTGGAGCACGGACTTGAGCGGGGCGGCGGGCTGGAGCACCAATGCCGCGGGGTGGCCGGAGAACGACGCGAGCGATTACACGGGGGATCTGGCGGGCACGTCCTTCAGCGTGCCGCAGATGGCGGGCCTGGCGGCGCTGGTGCTGGCGGTCAATACGAATCTGACCTACCGGGATGTGCAGCAGGTTTTGCTGCTCTCGGCCGGGCACTATGATCTGGCGGATCCGGCGGTGAAAACCAATGGCGCGGGGCTGCGGGTGAGTGTGAATGTGGGCTTCGGCGTGCCGGAGGCGGGGCAGGCGGTGCGGCTGGCGCGGGGGTGGAGCAACCGGCCGCCGGCGGTGGAGGTGTCGGTGGTGTCCACGCAGGCGGTGGCGATTCCGGAAAATCCGTTGCGCTTGGAGGTGGCTCGGGAGCAGGGCGGCAGCCCGGAGTTGTCGTTCCCGGCGGAGCCGAATCGTTGGGGGCCGCGGGCGGACCGGCCCACCGCGTGGCTGCCGCTGGTGGCGCTGAACGGGGCGGAGGAGCTGTCGCCCACGAATGCGCAGGGCAGGTATGTGGTGTTGCCGGTGGCGGGGACGAATTATGAGGCGGTGATCCAGGCGGCGGCGGCCGCCGGAGCGGGCGGCGTGTTGTTTTATCTGACCAACGCGGGGACGCCCGCGGCGCTGGCGGTGTCGGAGTTTTGTCCGCTGCCGGCGGCGTTGCTGGCGCAGACGCACGGGGCGCAGTTGCGGGGCTGGCTGACCACCAACGCCGGGGCGACGGCGCGGTTGCGGTTGCAGGCGGCGGCGGTGGATTTTACGGTGACCAACGGCCTGGTGTGCGAGTGGGTGGGGCTGCGGGTGAAGACCACGCATCCGCGGCGGGGGGATTTGCGCATCACGTTGCAATCGCCGGCGGGCACGGTGAGCGAGCTGCAGATGCGCAACACGGATACGAGCGCCGGGCCGAGCGACTGGACGTATTACACGTGCCACCATTTTTACGAGGCCGGGCGCGGGGTGTGGCGCGCCCAAATCAGCGATGAAGTGAGCGGTGCCACGGGGGTGTGGACGTATGCGGAGCTGGTGTTGCAGGGGGTGTCCATCACCGACACCAATGCCAACGGGTTGGACGACGCCTGGGAGCTGGCCTGGCTCCAGACCACGCAGGGCCAGCCGCAGGGGGACCCGGACGGGGACGGCTACAACAACGCGGTGGAGCAGGTGTTGGGGACGGATCCGCGGGCGCCGAATCAACCGCTGGTGCTGGATTTGTCACCGTTCAATGCGCACTACCTGCGGTTGAGCTGGCCGGCGGGCGGGGGCGAGCTGTTTGAATTGTGGACGGCGGGGACGCTGGGCGGGGGGTTCAGTCCGGCGGCCGCCATCCCGGGACGATTTCCCGAGACGGAGGCCTTTGTGCCGCGGACGGAAAGCAGCCGGTATTTCCGGCTGAGGCGCTAG